Part of the Planctomycetota bacterium genome is shown below.
CGCCGCCGCCAGGAGGAGCTGCGGGCGCGGTTCGTGCAGGCGATCGGAGGGTTCCCCGAGCGGACGCCGCTCCGCGCCCGGGTCGTGGGCGAACTGCGGCGGGACGGCTACCGGGTCGAAAAGGTGATCTACGAAAGCCGTCCCGGCCACGCCGTGACGGGGGCGCTCTATCTGCCGGAGGGCCGCGGGCCGTTCCCGGGCGTGCTCGTTCCCTGCGGGCACAGCGAGAACGGCAAGGCCGCCGAAGCGTATCAGAGGGCCTGCATCCTCCTGGCGCGCCACGGATTCGTCGTGCTCTGCTACGATCCGATCGGCCAGGGGGAGCGCAAGCAGCTGCTCCCCGCCGGGGGGAAACCTCTGGGAAGCACGATCGAGCATACGCACGTGGGGGTCGGGGCGCTCCTGGTGGGCTGGAGCGCGGCGGGCTGGCGGATCTGGGACGGGATTCGGAGTCTCGACTACCTGGCTTCGCGTCCGGAAGTGGATCCGGAGCGCCTGGGCTGCACGGGAAACTCGGGAGGAGGAACGCTGACGGCGTACCTCATGGCGCTCGATGGAAGAATCGGGGCGGCCGCCCCGTCGTGCTACCTCACGAGCCTCGAGCGCCTGTTCGCGACGATCGGCCCGCAGGACGCGGAACAGAACATCCCCGGCCAGGTGGCTTTCGGCCTGGAGCACGCCGACTACGTGACCCTGCGCGCGCCGAAGCCCACGATCCTTCTCGTCGGGACGCAGGACTTTTTCGACATCGGCGGCGCGTGGACGACGTTCCGCGAGGCCAAGCGCGTCTACGGCGTCCTGGGGTACGGCGAGCGGGTGGATCTGTTCGAGTACGACGACAAGCACGGCTTCTCCAAGCCCCGTCGCGAAGCGGCGCTCCGGTGGATGCGGCGATGGCTTCAGGGGAAGGACGACGCCCCGTTCGAGCCCGATTTTCCGGTCGCCCGGGACGAGGAGCTTCAGTGCACCGCGACGGGGCAGGTGCTTCGGGATCTCGGGGGGCGGAGCGTGTTCGACTTCATCGCCGAGCGGGCGGGGGAGCTGGCGGCCCGGCGGCCGCGCCTCGAGGGGGATCGCCTGCGCGCGGAGGTCGTCCGGCGCCTCGGGGTCGGGGACCTTCCGGGGGCGGCGGCGTGGGAGCCGCGCGGCGAGGGGCGGGGCGTGTGGAGGACGGATCCGGGGATTCTCGTTCCGGCGATCGTCCGAGAGGGAGGTTCGCCGCAGGGCCCGGTGGTGCTCGTCCTGCATGGAGAGGGCAAGGAGAAGGCCGCCCTGGGGGCGGATCTTTCGGCCGGGGCGCGCCGCGTGGTGGCGGCGGATCTGCGGGGAATGGGCGAGACGGCGCCGCCCCCGCGCGGCGGCGATTGGGACCGCTTTTTCGGTCCGGAGTGGCAGGACGTCTTCCTGGCGATGCACCTCGACCGGACGCTTCTGGGCCTGCGGGTGCGGGACGTCCTGGGGATCGTGCGGGCGCTGGAGGGAGAGCGCGTGCACGTGGTGGCCGTGGGGGCGGCGGTCCCCGTGGCGCTTCACGCGGCGGCGCTGGAGCCCCGCATCGAGCGGCTCACCCTCGAGGGAGGCGTGGTTTCCTGGTCCGCGGCGGCGCGCACGCCCGTGACGGTGCGGCAGCTGGCCCACGTCGTGCCGGGGGCGCTTGAAGCGTACGACCTTCCGGATCTGGCGGCCGCGCTGGCTCCCCGGCCCCTCGTGTTGCGTTCCGTGCGCGATCCGCAGGGGAATCCGATTTCCCGGCGCGAACTGGAGGAGGCGTATGCCGCCGCCCGGGAGTCCTACGGCCGGGCCGGCGCGGCGGAGCGCCTGGGGCTCGAAGCGGGCCCGTGAGGGCTTCGCTTTTTCCGCACCGCCGGAGGCGATCCGCGGGCACCCCCCGGTAGAATGAAGGCGGATCCCGTGACGCCCCTGCAGGACCGGCCCGACGGCCTCTCCGACGCGTCCGACGACGCTTCGCTCCTGCGCGGTTTCGTGGAGCGCGGCGATCGGGCGGCGATGGGGCTTCTCTTCACCCGCCATGCCGACGCCGCGTACCGCGTGGCGCTCCGGCTGTGCCGGAATTCCGCCGACGCCGAGGACGCCGTGCAGTCCGCGTTTTGCGAGGTGCTTCGCGCCGCGGCGAAGTACCGGGGAGAATCGGCCGTGAGAGCGTGGATCCTGGGCTTCGTGGTCAACGCGTGCCGGCACAAAGCGCGCGAGGAAGGGCGCCGCGCCGTCCGCGAGACGCGCGCCGCGCGCCCGGAGGGGGTTCCCGCGGGGGCCTCCGGGCCCGAGCTGCGGGAGGTCGTCCGCCGGGCCCTCGACGACCTTCCGGAGCCGTACCGGATCCCCCTGTGGCTGCACTACGGAGAAGGGCTCACGTCGATCGAGGTGGCCGACACGCTCGGGCTTTCGGAAAACACGGTGCGGAGCCAGCTCTCCCGGGGCATGGAGCAGCTGCGGACGCTTCTGGCGCCGCACGGCGCGGCGGTGTCGGCGGCGGCGCTCGTGGCCTCCCTGGCCGCGGCGGAAGCGGCGCCTCCGTCGCTGGCCGCGTCCCTGGCCGGG
Proteins encoded:
- a CDS encoding acetylxylan esterase is translated as MGVLATLVLLAQAASGTSVLRPEEEPRKMLRASLLAECGRFFEARRTAVAALKTPEDVRRRQEELRARFVQAIGGFPERTPLRARVVGELRRDGYRVEKVIYESRPGHAVTGALYLPEGRGPFPGVLVPCGHSENGKAAEAYQRACILLARHGFVVLCYDPIGQGERKQLLPAGGKPLGSTIEHTHVGVGALLVGWSAAGWRIWDGIRSLDYLASRPEVDPERLGCTGNSGGGTLTAYLMALDGRIGAAAPSCYLTSLERLFATIGPQDAEQNIPGQVAFGLEHADYVTLRAPKPTILLVGTQDFFDIGGAWTTFREAKRVYGVLGYGERVDLFEYDDKHGFSKPRREAALRWMRRWLQGKDDAPFEPDFPVARDEELQCTATGQVLRDLGGRSVFDFIAERAGELAARRPRLEGDRLRAEVVRRLGVGDLPGAAAWEPRGEGRGVWRTDPGILVPAIVREGGSPQGPVVLVLHGEGKEKAALGADLSAGARRVVAADLRGMGETAPPPRGGDWDRFFGPEWQDVFLAMHLDRTLLGLRVRDVLGIVRALEGERVHVVAVGAAVPVALHAAALEPRIERLTLEGGVVSWSAAARTPVTVRQLAHVVPGALEAYDLPDLAAALAPRPLVLRSVRDPQGNPISRRELEEAYAAARESYGRAGAAERLGLEAGP